The DNA sequence AGCCCGCATGGGAGCCGCGGCGTTGGCCGCGCTCGGCATCCTCTACGCGCTGACAGAGCGACTCGCATGGCGGCGGGGCTGGGTCTACCGCTGGAGCTATACCTTCGCCGCCTCGCTGTGGGCGGTGACAACCCTGGTGGTCACCGCCCAGCTGTGGCAGCGAGCCCAGGTGGCCGTCTGGGTCGTGGAACATCCGGGGGCCTTCTCCATCGCCCACCTGCTCCTCAGCAGCCTGGGAACGCTGTATCTGCTCGGGGTGGGGGCGGCACTGATCGTCGGATACTTCACCTGGGAGGCGTGGCGCTGGTGGTACATGCGCCTGTTCGCCCTCAGCCGGGCGGAGCGCCCCCGAGAGGCTCCACCCGGGCCCCAGCTGGATCAGGACGTGAGCTGGAGGGAATACACCGACAGGTTGCATCGCCTCAAGCGGGATCAGCCCACCGGCGAAGGAGCCCTTTCCAGCGAAGCAACCCTCGTCGGCCGCGATGTGAGAGCGCTCCTCCTGTACGGCAGCGGCATGCTGCTGGCGATGGTGTCCCTGTGGTGGGCGACGACCGTCTATCAGGCGGTAGGCCCCCGGGTGTCACGAGCGACCGTGTGGGTGGAGCCGGAAGCCCCACACGGCGTCCTGCCCATTGCGATCGACAGAGCCGCCCACCGTGCGAACATCTCCAACATCCACGGCGAGGGCCGGGTGCGCGTGTGGCTGGCGAAGGATGCGGAAGGGACGCAGGCGGTCCGCTCCGGGCAACCGCTGATCCTGACAGACGATCCCAAACAGATCACCGACGCGACCATCGATCTGCAAGCGCTGCCCCCAGGCCGCTACTATCTGCACATGGAGCTAGAGGATCCCCAATCGGCCGGGGGACAATTGCGGCTGGCCGTTCTGTATGACAGCCTCCCCGCAACGCGGCCGGTCGCGCTATGGGCGGGAGCCTCCCTGGGCGCCATGCTGAGCCTGGGATTCCTGCTCGCCCGCGAGTGGCTGAGCAGTAGATCCTCCGCGCCCTAGTTAGGGCGCGTGGGGCGTGTGGCTGCATACGAGGCGCCCTCCCGTTGGGCCACGACGACGTCGGCATCCCCTCCCACACCCCACATCCTCGTGCATCTCCCTGAAGAAATCGGCACGAAATACAGTATTATTTATTTGTCATCCGAGACTTTCGATGGCATAATGTGTTCGTACCATGACCCTGGTGTCCAGTAAACGACATCCATGAGCAAGAGGAGTTAGAAACCACTCCGCTGGGAGCATACCATGCCACCGCATGGGCAACCCGAGCTCGGGTCACTCGCTTCAGATGCATTTCTCTGCCTCGACTCCTACCCAAGTCATCTACCCGGAGGATCGCTCGCACGGTATAATTGAGAGAGCGCGGTTTTACCTCTAGCACCGTCCCAGGAGTCCCATCACCGAACGCCTCGAACACACGCCCCCTGGACGGCACACCACGCGCATCATCCGATCATCGACAGCTCCGCACCTGCGCGTCAGGATAGGACGCGCTAGATCCATGACCAGGACGAACGGGGCATGGGGGGCTCCCCCCATAAAGACCTTCACGAACCACCTACAAAGAGTATCTGACGTAACAGCTACAGCGGGTTTGCCGCCGCACTCTGAAAGGAGCATTTACGATGAAAGTGCGAGTACTCCCCCAGCAGATCCTATCGGCTCTCAGCGTCATCGCGATCGTCAGCATGATCGCGATCCTCCTGATGGCCCACGGAGGGGCTTCGGCATCCAGCCCTCCGCCGGGGGACGATGGGAACCTGCCCCAAATCGCCCTCCGTCATGCTTCCCGGTCTACCCAAACGTTCGTCCCTGGTCGGCTGTTGGTCAAATTCCGTCCGGACCTCCCCTTGGCCCGGCGGGAGGCACAACTGGCCGCCGAAGGGGTGGTCTTCCGCGAACACCTGGACCTGCTGGATGTCGAATTGGTGGATGTGCCGGTCGGGCGGGAGCTGGCCCTGGCCCGACAGCTGGAGAGCGATCCCACCGTCCTGTACGCGGAGCCCGATTACATCGCTCATGCCCTGACCACCGAGCCCAACGACACCTACTACGCCGACTATCAGTGGAACATGCCGCATATCGGGCTGGAGACGGCCTGGGATACCACCACCGGCTCGTCGAGCGTCATCATCGCCATCATCGATACGGGCGTAGACCTCACCCACCCCGATCTGTCCGACAAGCTGGTCTCCGGCTATGATTTCGTCAACGGCGATAGCGATCCCAGCGACGACGAGGGGCACGGCACCCATGTGGCCGGCATCGCCGCCGCGACGACGAACAACAGCCTCGGCGTGGCCGGCGTATCATGGGGCAGCAAGATCATGCCCATCAAGGTGCTGGACAGCAGCGGCAGCGGCACCTATTCCCAAATCGCTCAGGGCATCCAGTGGGCGGCCAACAACGGGGCCAAAGTCCTCAATCTGAGCCTGGGCGGCACCTCGTCCAGCAGCACGCTGGAGGACGCGATCAACTACGCCTACAACGCGGGCTGTATCCTGATCGCGGCCGCCGGCAACGAGTACGAGGACGGCAATCCGACGGTATATCCGGCCGCCCTGGACCATGTGATGGCCGTGGGCGCGGTGGGCGACCAGGACGAGCACGCCTACTACAGCAACACCGGATCCTATCTGGACGTGGCCGCGCCGGGTGGTAATCCCTCCAGCTCTTACGACTCGGACCCGAACCACTGGATCTCCAGCACCTACTGGCGAGGTAGCGGCTACAGCTACGCGATGGTCGTGGGCACTTCACAGGCCAGCCCGCACGTCGCGGGCCTGGCCGCGTTGATCTGGTCGGTCAACCCATCCCTGACCAACGACGAGGTGCAGTCCATCATCGAGACCACGGCGGTCGATCTGGGCACCGCGGGCTGGGATGAGACGTACGGCTGGGGGCGGGTTGACGCCGCGGCGGCCGTATCCGCGGCCTCCAGCGGTACCCCCACTCCCACCTGGACGCCCACCCCTCCGCCCGGGGCCACGGACACTCCCACACCGACGTACACGCCCACTCGAACGCCCACCCGGACGCCCACGGCTACTGCCACGCCCGTCCCCGGGGCGACCGACACACCCACCCCTACATCGACGCCGACACGCACGCCGACACCCACCACCCCGCCCGACGCGACGGCGACCCCCACGCCGTTTGAAGGTCCACCCCAGGTCCCCCCTCGCCGAAACAACATGCGGGTCAACCGGGACACCGGCTCCGCCGCGCAGTACAACCCCGCCATCGCCGCGGACTGGAAGGGGCGAGCCTCCGCCGTGTGGATGGATGCGACCCTGGGCGACGCGATCGTCTCCTACAGCTCCATGTTCCTCGGATTGCAGGGATGGCGCTTCCCTCTCCGAGCCGATGACGCGCCGGCGGCGGCCACGGTGATCGATCCAAAGGTGGCCCTATTCGGGCGCGATCACGTGGTAGCTGTATGGGCAGACGACCGGGACGGGGATATGGACATCTACGCGGCCAGGCTGCTCCCGGCGCCCAACGGCTGGGGGGCGGCCCAGCGGGTGAACGACGACCCCGGAGCCGCTCGCCAGGGCAAGCCGGCCGTCGCCATAGACAGCCACGGCACAACCTACGTGGTCTGGGAGGACTGGCGCAGAGGAGAGGATCAAATAGAGCTCCGTTGGGCCAGACAGACCGCCGGCGGCTCCTGGACGCCCAGCCAGCCCGTGGGGCCGCAAGGCGCCAAGAACCAGCGAAACCCCGCGATAGCGGTGGATGGGCGAGGCAACGTCCACCTGGTCTGGGAAAGCCAGGACCCCGCCCACCCCGGGATCTACTGGGCCATATTGCGCCCCGGTAGCACCATCTGGCGGGGATTCCTGCTCGTGAACGACCCCCTGGCAGACGGCGTGCGGCCGCCCCGACACCCGGACGTAGGCGTGGGCGGAAACGGCACCGTCTATGCCATCTGGCAGGATTTCCGCAACGGCGAGGACGACCCGGACATCTACGGGGCCCGGCTGCTCCCCGGCGGGGGCACCTGGGAGGCGGATCGACGGGTGAATCACGATCCGGTGGGCCATGTGCAACGGGATCCAGCCCTGGCCGTCACAGCCGATGGGATCGCCTTCGCCGTCTGGACGGACGAGCGCAACACGACGGAAGCGCAGCCGGATCCGGACATCTTCCTGGCCACCTACCTGCCGTGGCGGAACGAGTGGACCGGGGATCTCCGTATCAACGACGACCCGCCCGATCTGCCGGCGATACAGGAGGATCCCGACATCGCCGTGGACGGCCACGGGAACGGATATGTGGTCTGGGTGGATCACCGTCGGCCGGACACCGCCCCGGACATCTACTCGGCCTTCGTGCGGACCCGAGGAACGGAACGGATCTACTTGCCGATCCTTCTGCAGGAGACTTCCTCCTGACGGGGGAAGCCCCTCGCCCTCCATGTCCCCGTTCCTCCGATCGCCTCTCCCCACGACGTCCACCGTGGGGAGAGGCTTCCTTTTTGGATCGACGATTGGCAAGGCCCATCTCGGCTGGCGCCCCCGCCCCAGACATCGTATAATGCGAAGGCCCGCATCCCGACTACCGCAGAACGATGGGAGGAAGCCATGCCACGTTACCTCATGGCCCTGGATCAGGGCACGACATCATCACGCGCCATCGTCTTCGACGAGCACGGCCAGATCGTCTCCGTAGCCCAAAAGGAGTTCTCCCAGATCTATCCGCAACCCGGCTGGGTTGAGCACGACCCCGAGGAGATCTGGGATAGCCAGATCGAGGTGGCACGGGAAGCGCTGGATCGGGCAGGCCTGCACGCCCGCGATCTGGCTGGCATCGGCATCACGAACCAGCGAGAGACCACCATCGTCTGGGACCGCGAGACCGGCAAGCCGATCCACAACGCCATCGTGTGGCAGTGCCGTCGTACCGCCGCCATGTGCGATGATTTGCGCGCTCGAGGGCTGGCGGACGCCATCCGCCAGAAGACCGGCCTGGTGGTGGACGCTTACTTCTCCGGCACCAAGATCGCATGGCTGTTGGACAACGTGCCCGGCGCCCGGGCCCGGGCTGAGCGTGGCGAGCTGGCCTTTGGCACGGTGGATACATTCCTCATCTGGCGGCTGACGGGCGGCCGGGTGCACGCCACGGATTACTCCAACGCCAGCCGCACCATGATCTTCAACATCCACACCCTGGACTGGGACGACGATCTACTGCGGGAGCTGCGTATCCCACGGGCCATGCTCCCAGAGGCGCGCCCCAGCTCCGGCGTGTTCGGCGAGAGCGCGCCGGATGCCCTCGGCGCCGCGGTGCCCATCGCGGGCGTCGCGGGCGACCAGCAGGCGGCCACCTTCGGCCAGGCGTGCTACACCCCGGGCATGGCCAAGAACACCTACGGCACCGGATGTTTCATGCTGCTCAACACCGGCGAACAGGCGGTGCCCTCCCAGCGCGGTCTGCTGACGACCATCGCCTGGGGGTTGGACGGGCGCGTCACGTACGCCCTGGAGGGGTCTATCTTCATCGCCGGGGCGGCGGTGCAGTGGCTACGGGATGGGCTGGGGATCATCGCCACCGCGGCGGAGACGGAGGAGCTGGCCGGGTCCGTGCCGGACACCGGCGGCGTGTACTTCGTCCCCGCGTTCGTGGGGCTGGGTGCCCCCTACTGGGATGCCTACGCCCGCGGCGTGATCGTGGGGCTGACGCGCGGGACGACCCGGGCGCACCTGGTGCGGGCCACGTTGGAGGCCATTTGCTATCAGACGCGGGACGTGGTGGACGCCATGGTGGCGGATGCCGGGGTTCCGCTGCAGGCGCTGAGGGTGGACGGCGGCGCCGTGGCCAACAACCTCCTGTGTCAGCTTCAGGCGGACCTGCTGGGCGTCCCCGTGCAGCGGCCGGTGGTGACCGAGACCACCGCCTTGGGCGCGGCCTACCTGGCGGGGCTAGCCGTGGGCCTCTGGAGCGGTCAAGAGGAGATCGCCGCGCAGTGGCAGGTAGATCGGGAGTTCAGCCCCGACATGCCGGCCGCCGAGCGCGATCGGCTGTACGCCGGATGGCAGCGGGCCGTGGAGCGGGCCAAAGGTTGGGCGGAGACCTCAGAGGCGTGATGATTCATGTCAACCGCTAACATCTCCGGGGATCTCCGACCGGACATCACCCGGCGCGGGCTTCGAACGGTCCGCGCCCTGTATTTCTTCCTCTTCGCGGCGGTGGGGGCCATCTTTCCCTACCTCAACGTATACTATCGAAGCATCGGCCTGAGCGGCACACAGATCGGATTGATCGGCTCCCTGCCGCCTTTGACGGGGATGATCGCCGGACCCCTGTGGGGCATGCTGAGCGATCGGCTGGGGGCGACGCGGTGGCTGCTGGTGTTGGCGGCCATCGGATCCATGGCCGCCGTGTTCGGATTGTCCCTGGCGCGCCAGTTCATCTGGCTGCTTC is a window from the Chloroflexota bacterium genome containing:
- a CDS encoding peptidase S8, whose protein sequence is MKVRVLPQQILSALSVIAIVSMIAILLMAHGGASASSPPPGDDGNLPQIALRHASRSTQTFVPGRLLVKFRPDLPLARREAQLAAEGVVFREHLDLLDVELVDVPVGRELALARQLESDPTVLYAEPDYIAHALTTEPNDTYYADYQWNMPHIGLETAWDTTTGSSSVIIAIIDTGVDLTHPDLSDKLVSGYDFVNGDSDPSDDEGHGTHVAGIAAATTNNSLGVAGVSWGSKIMPIKVLDSSGSGTYSQIAQGIQWAANNGAKVLNLSLGGTSSSSTLEDAINYAYNAGCILIAAAGNEYEDGNPTVYPAALDHVMAVGAVGDQDEHAYYSNTGSYLDVAAPGGNPSSSYDSDPNHWISSTYWRGSGYSYAMVVGTSQASPHVAGLAALIWSVNPSLTNDEVQSIIETTAVDLGTAGWDETYGWGRVDAAAAVSAASSGTPTPTWTPTPPPGATDTPTPTYTPTRTPTRTPTATATPVPGATDTPTPTSTPTRTPTPTTPPDATATPTPFEGPPQVPPRRNNMRVNRDTGSAAQYNPAIAADWKGRASAVWMDATLGDAIVSYSSMFLGLQGWRFPLRADDAPAAATVIDPKVALFGRDHVVAVWADDRDGDMDIYAARLLPAPNGWGAAQRVNDDPGAARQGKPAVAIDSHGTTYVVWEDWRRGEDQIELRWARQTAGGSWTPSQPVGPQGAKNQRNPAIAVDGRGNVHLVWESQDPAHPGIYWAILRPGSTIWRGFLLVNDPLADGVRPPRHPDVGVGGNGTVYAIWQDFRNGEDDPDIYGARLLPGGGTWEADRRVNHDPVGHVQRDPALAVTADGIAFAVWTDERNTTEAQPDPDIFLATYLPWRNEWTGDLRINDDPPDLPAIQEDPDIAVDGHGNGYVVWVDHRRPDTAPDIYSAFVRTRGTERIYLPILLQETSS
- the glpK gene encoding glycerol kinase GlpK codes for the protein MPRYLMALDQGTTSSRAIVFDEHGQIVSVAQKEFSQIYPQPGWVEHDPEEIWDSQIEVAREALDRAGLHARDLAGIGITNQRETTIVWDRETGKPIHNAIVWQCRRTAAMCDDLRARGLADAIRQKTGLVVDAYFSGTKIAWLLDNVPGARARAERGELAFGTVDTFLIWRLTGGRVHATDYSNASRTMIFNIHTLDWDDDLLRELRIPRAMLPEARPSSGVFGESAPDALGAAVPIAGVAGDQQAATFGQACYTPGMAKNTYGTGCFMLLNTGEQAVPSQRGLLTTIAWGLDGRVTYALEGSIFIAGAAVQWLRDGLGIIATAAETEELAGSVPDTGGVYFVPAFVGLGAPYWDAYARGVIVGLTRGTTRAHLVRATLEAICYQTRDVVDAMVADAGVPLQALRVDGGAVANNLLCQLQADLLGVPVQRPVVTETTALGAAYLAGLAVGLWSGQEEIAAQWQVDREFSPDMPAAERDRLYAGWQRAVERAKGWAETSEA